The following is a genomic window from Bordetella petrii.
GCGTCGCCGATCATGGTCTTGCGGGAAAGCCCGGTCAGCAAGGGATAGCTGGATACGCGCAAGCTGGACAGCCTGCGCAGCAGTTGGTAATTGTGGTCGGCCGTCTTGCCGAACCCGAAACCCGGGTCCAGCACGATGCGGCGCGGATCGACCCAGGCGGCGCGCAGGCGCTGCGCGCGCGCCCCCAGGAACACGCCGATCTCGCCCAGCAGGTCGGCGTACTCGGGGGCCTGCTGCATGGTGCCCGGCTCGCCTTTCATGTGCATGATGCACAGCCCGCAGCGCGACGACGCCACGGCCTCGATGGCGCCCGGCTGGCGAAACCCGTAGATGTCGTTGATCATGTCGGCGCCGGCGTCGAGCACGGCCTTCATGACGTCGGGCTTGAAGGTGTCGATGGACAGCGGCACGCCGCAATCGCGCAGTGCCTCGATGACGGGCAGCAGGCGCGCCAGCTCTTCGCCCGCAGGCACCGGCTGGGCGCCCGGCCGGGTAGATTCGGCGCCCAGGTCGAGAATATGCGCGCCTTCGTCGATGAGCTGCCGCGCATGGCGCACAGCCGAATCGGTATCGGCGTGCTGCCCGCCATCGGAAAACGAATCGGGCGTGATGTTGACGATACCCATCACGAGCGGGCGCTCAAGGTCGAACTCGAAGCGCCCGCACAGGAAGGTGTTGGCCATGAAGCAGGTCTGGCTAGACCGCCGCCGGGGTGCTGCCGCCCGTGGCCAGTCCGGTGGGCGGGGTATCGGCGCTGTCGGACGGGCCCTCCGGAGTCTTGGGCGGGCGCGGCGGCCGGCCCGAGACGATGTCGTTGATCTGGTCGGCGTCGATGGTTTCCCATTCGAGCAGGGCCTTGGTCATGGCCTCGACCATGTCGCGGTTGTCTTCCAGGATCTTGCGCGCCACGCCGTACTGCTCGTCGATGATCCGGCGGATTTCCCCGTCGACCTTCTGCATGGTGGCTTCGGACATGTGCGTGGTCTTGGTGACGCTGCGGCCCAGGAAGACCTCGCCTTCGTTCTCGGCATACACCATGGGGCCCAGCTCGCTGGTCATGCCATACCGGGTAACGATGTCGCGCGCGATGGCCGTGGCGCGCTCGAAGTCGTTCGAGGCCCCGGTGGTCATCTGGTTCATGAAGACTTCTTCGGCGATACGGCCGCCGAACAGCACCGCGATGGTGTTCAGCAGGCGCTCTTTGTCCATGCTGTAGCGGTCGTTTTCGGGCAGCTGCATGGTCACGCCCAGCGCACGGCCGCGCGGGATGATGGTGA
Proteins encoded in this region:
- the folP gene encoding dihydropteroate synthase; its protein translation is MANTFLCGRFEFDLERPLVMGIVNITPDSFSDGGQHADTDSAVRHARQLIDEGAHILDLGAESTRPGAQPVPAGEELARLLPVIEALRDCGVPLSIDTFKPDVMKAVLDAGADMINDIYGFRQPGAIEAVASSRCGLCIMHMKGEPGTMQQAPEYADLLGEIGVFLGARAQRLRAAWVDPRRIVLDPGFGFGKTADHNYQLLRRLSSLRVSSYPLLTGLSRKTMIGDATGKPVTERLAGSIAGALACVARGASIVRVHDVAATIDALKVWQAAEQGAIRA